A genome region from Solanum pennellii chromosome 12, SPENNV200 includes the following:
- the LOC107007331 gene encoding receptor-like protein 9DC3 has product MMVPSKISSLLQFFTLLYLFTVTFASTEETTALFKWKATFKNQNNSLLASWTPSSDACSDWYGVICINGRVNTLNITNARIIGTLSAFPFSSLPFLEYLNISRNSLFGTIPPEIGYLTNLVYLDLHINHISGSIPPQIGSLAKLQIIRLFDNHLTGPIPETIGYLRSLTKLSLGINSLTGSIPSSLGNLTNLSFLFLHVNHLSGSIPEEIGYLRSLTRLDLRNNFLIGSIPTSLGNLKNLQVLLLNDNNLIEKIPPSICNLTSMTILYLSRNNLKGKILQCLGNITTLQLVMMSHNNLSGELPLSICNLTSLQVLNLGRNNLKGAIPQCFGNMSDHNNLSGTFQSNFSIGRALRSFNLHGNKLEGKIPRSLVNCQRLEVLDLGANLLNDTFPMWLGTLPELQVLSLRSNKLHGPIRTSRFMKNLFPKLRIIDLASNAFTAELPANLFQNFEAMKRVDQTVEDSNNKEGGYYQDSVAVVTKGLELEVDSILSLYVTIDFSNNRFEGRIPSIVGDLIALRQLNLSHNGLQGYIPPSLGNLSSVESLDLSANHLEGEIPKQLTSLTFLEFLNLSHNHLQGCIPTGRQFATFENNSYEGNDGLHGVPVSGGCSRLPETNNMTELEQESDSTFLSELNWKVVLMGYVCGLIIGFSIAYLMVSARNPDWLCRIAEELEYRILMRRQKNQQGCQKHYRR; this is encoded by the coding sequence ATGATGGTTCCCAGCAAAATATCCTCTCTACTTCAGTTTTTCACTCTTTTATATCTCTTTACAGTTACTTTTGCTTCCACTGAGGAAACAACTGCCCTCTTTAAATGGAAAGCGACTTTCAAGAACCAAAATAATTCCTTATTGGCATCATGGACACCGAGTTCTGATGCATGCAGTGACTGGTATGGAGTTATATGCATTAATGGTAGGGTAAACACGTTGAATATTACAAATGCTAGAATCATTGGTACACTCAGTGCTTTTCCGTTTTCATCCCTCCCTTTTCTTGAGTATCTTAATATTAGCAGGAACAGTTTATTTGGAACCATCCCACCTGAGATTGGTTATCTAACTAATCTTGTCTATCTTGACTTGCATATCAATCACATTTCAGGCTCAATCCCACCACAAATTGGCTCACTAGCCAAGCTTCAGATCATCCGCTTATTTGACAATCATTTAACTGGTCCTATTCCAGAAACAATAGGGTACCTAAGGTCTCTTACTAAGCTATCTTTGGGTATTAACTCTCTTACTGGTTCTATACCTTCTTCCTTGGGAAACTTGACAAACTtgtcttttttgtttcttcatgtTAATCATCTTTCTGGATCCATTCCTGAAGAAATAGGCTACCTAAGGTCTCTTACTCGTCTAGATTTGAGGAATAACTTTCTTATTGGTTCTATTCCTACTTCCCTTGGCAACTTGAAAAATTTGCAAGTTCTGCTTCTCAATGACAACAATCTGATTGAGAAAATTCCTCCATCTATTTGCAATTTAACATCAATGACAATCCTGTATTTGTCGAGAAACAACTTGAAAGGAAAAATTCTGCAATGCTTAGGTAATATCACTACTCTCCAGCTTGTGATGATGTCACATAATAATCTCAGTGGAGAACTTCCTTTGTCTATTTGCAATCTAACATCACTACAAGTTCTAAATTTGGGTAGAAACAATCTGAAGGGAGCAATTCCGCAATGTTTTGGCAACATGAGTGATCACAACAATCTTTCTGGTACTTTTCAAAGCAATTTTAGCATTGGAAGAGCACTTAGAAGCTTCAATTTGCATGGCAATAAGCTAGAGGGGAAAATTCCACGATCCTTAGTAAATTGCCAACGATTGGAAGTTCTTGATTTAGGAGCTAATCTCCTCAATGACACATTCCCGATGTGGTTGGGGACTCTGCCGGAGCTACAAGTGTTAAGTTTGAGATCCAATAAATTGCATGGACCCATCAGAACTTCAAGGTTCATGAAGAACTTGTTTCCTAAGCTTCGGATCATAGACCTCGCTAGCAATGCATTTACTGCAGAGTTACCTGcaaatctttttcaaaatttcgaAGCCATGAAGAGAGTTGATCAAACTGTGGAGGATTCAAATAATAAAGAAGGCGGTTATTACCAAGACTCAGTAGCTGTCGTAACAAAGGGACTGGAGCTTGAAGTTGATTCAATCTTGTCTTTGTACGTCACTATTGACTTTTCAAATAACAGATTTGAAGGACGCATTCCAAGTATTGTGGGAGATCTCATTGCACTTCGCCAGTTGAATTTATCTCATAATGGATTGCAAGGTTATATACCGCCATCACTTGGAAATTTATCTTCAGTTGAATCATTAGACCTATCAGCTAATCATCTCGAAGGAGAGATACCTAAACAACTTACATCACTTACATTTCTTGAATTCTTGAATCTCTCTCACAATCACCTCCAAGGATGTATCCCAACAGGACGTCAATTTGCTACATTCGAGAATAACTCGTATGAAGGTAATGATGGGTTACATGGAGTTCCTGTTTCGGGTGGTTGCAGCAGGTTGCCCGAAACAAACAACATGACAGAGTTGGAACAAGAAAGCGATTCTACATTTCTGAGTGAACTCAACTGGAAAGTAGTTCTTATGGGATATGTGTGTGGACTTATAATTGGATTCTCCATAGCATATTTAATGGTTTCAGCTCGAAATCCCGATTGGCTTTGTAGGATTGCTGAAGAACTAGAATACAGAATCCTTATGAGAAGGCAAAAGAATCAGCAAGGTTGTCAAAAGCACTacagaagatga